A window of Hevea brasiliensis isolate MT/VB/25A 57/8 chromosome 14, ASM3005281v1, whole genome shotgun sequence contains these coding sequences:
- the LOC110642608 gene encoding ribulose bisphosphate carboxylase/oxygenase activase, chloroplastic — MAATISTVGAVSRAPLALNGSNAGSSVPTSAFLGSSLKKVSSRFTNSKVPSGSFKVVAEYDEQKQTDKDRWGGLVTDQSDDQQDITRGKGMVDPLFQAPMGTGTHHPVMSSYEYISTGLRQYNLDNNMDGFYIAPAFMDKLVVHITKNFMTLPNIKVPLILGIWGGKGQGKSFQCELVFAKMGINPIMMSAGELESGNAGEPAKLIRQRYREAADIIKKKGKMCCLFINDLDAGAGRLGGTTQYTVNNQMVNATLMNIADNPTNVQLPGMYNKEENPRVPIIVTGNDFSTLYAPLIRDGRMEKFYWAPTREDRIGVCTGIFRTDGVALEDIVKLVDAFPGQSIDFFGAVRARVYDDEVRKWISGVGVQTIGKKLVNSREGPPKFEQPKMTLDKLLEYGQMLVQEQENVKRVQLADKYLNEAALGDANQDSIDRGTFHGQAAQQVHIPVPEGCTDPVAANFDPTARSDDGSCLY; from the exons ATGGCTGCCACTATCTCCACCGTTGGAGCTGTCAGCCGGGCACCG CTGGCCTTGAATGGCTCTAATGCTGGGTCATCAGTCCCAACTTCTGCTTTCTTGGGCAGCAGTTTGAAGAAAGTGAGCTCAAGGTTCACAAACTCCAAGGTTCCATCAGGGAGCTTCAAGGTTGTTGCAGAGTATGATGAGCAGAAGCAGACGGACAAGGACAGATGGGGAGGCCTTGTTACTGACCAATCTGATGACCAACAAGATATCACCAGAGGAAAGGGTATGGTGGACCCTCTCTTCCAAGCCCCCATGGGAACTGGAACCCACCACCCTGTTATGAGTTCTTATGAATACATCAGCACTGGGCTTCGTCA GTACAACTTGGACAACAACATGGATGGTTTCTACATTGCTCCTGCTTTCATGGACAAGCTTGTTGTTCACATTACCAAGAACTTCATGACCCTGCCAAACATCAAG GTTCCTCTCATTTTGGGTATCTGGGGAGGCAAGGGTCAAGGAAAATCCTTCCAATGCGAGCTTGTCTTTGCCAAGATGGGAATTAA CCCAATCATGATGAGTGCCGGAGAATTGGAAAGTGGAAACGCCGGTGAACCCGCCAAGCTCATCAGGCAAAGGTACCGTGAGGCAGCTGATATAatcaagaagaagggaaaaatgtGCTGCCTCTTCATCAACGATCTTGATGCTGGAGCTGGGAGGCTTGGAGGAACTACACAATACACTGTCAACAACCAAATGGTGAATGCTACCCTCATGAACATTGCTGATAACCCAACAAACGTGCAACTTCCTGGTATGTACAACAAGGAGGAGAATCCCCGTGTCCCTATCATTGTCACCGGTAACGATTTCTCTACATTGTACGCTCCTCTTATCCGTGACGGTCGTATGGAGAAATTCTACTGGGCACCTACCAGGGAAGATAGAATTGGTGTCTGCACTGGAATTTTCAGAACTGATGGTGTTGCTCTAGAAGACATTGTCAAGCTTGTTGACGCCTTCCCGGGACAATCCATTG ATTTCTTCGGTGCTGTGAGGGCAAGAGTTTACGATGATGAAGTGAGGAAGTGGATTTCAGGCGTAGGAGTGCAGACCATTGGGAAGAAACTTGTGAACTCAAGAGAAGGACCCCCAAAATTCGAACAGCCAAAGATGACCCTGGACAAGCTCCTTGAGTACGGACAGATGCTTGTCCAAGAGCAAGAGAATGTTAAGAGAGTCCAATTGGCTGACAAGTACTTGAATGAGGCTGCTCTTGGTGACGCCAACCAGGATTCCATTGATAGAGGAACTTTCCACG GTCAAGCTGCCCAGCAAGTACATATACCAGTTCCTGAAGGTTGCACTGATCCGGTTGCTGCAAACTTTGACCCAACTGCTAGGAGTGATGATGGAAGCTGCCTTTATTAG